Genomic DNA from Desulfonema ishimotonii:
GGCGGGGCATATATGCCTTCCAGACAGCAAAGGCGTTATATTCATCAAATGCTTCAGAGACCGCTGGCCGTGCCATCTTCCGACCGGATTTTTCATAACAGGCCATGACGTTTTCAGCAGTCTGCCGCTGCCGGTCGAGTCTGCCATGGTAAATGGCGTCAAAGCTCTGGCCGAATAGCAGCAGATGTTCACCCAGGATTTTTGCCTGCCTGTGCCCGATGTCGGAAAGCCGGTCGTAATTTTTTTCGCCGAAGGATGCCTGACCGTGGCGAATCAGATAAAGGGTACTCATACGCCTCCGTATGAAAGTTTGGAATGAATATAAGCCTGAATGGTTTTTATGGCTTAATAAACTATTAAAATTGAATATGTCAATATAAATATAACAAACGTTCGGTTTTTTATATAACAAACGTTCGGTTTTTTTATTGACACTTGCCCCGTATTCGCCTAAATACAAACCATGACTTGGGCAGGTCGCAGAACTTGTAAGGATGAGAAAACAGATTGATGTCGGGAATCAGTGGGCACAAAAAGATATGCCACCCCGCAACGCATCGTTCCGACGCTCTGCGTCCCGTCACACGATGCGGAAGCGTCGGAACGATGTCGGGTCACACTTCGCCAATCGCCCCTGTCAGACCTGTTTTTATGGGTTCATAAAATTTCGGAGTTCATGCGCGTCGCTTATGCACTCCGTGTTCCGAGACGCAAAGAGTGCGGGGTTTCCCCGCTGACAGGGATGCGCAGAAAGGTCCCGCACTCCGCCGGCCTTTTTCGGACTCACAAAAAGAAGTTTGAGAAGGTGCAACAGCTATACGGAATACGTCTATGAAAATGCTCGTCTGTGTCAAACAGGTTCCGGCGTCAGAATCAGCCGGGCCGGGGGATACGGCCCTGCCTGATGATTTCAGGATGAACCGGTCTGATGAATACGCGGTAGAGGAGGCGCTGCTGATTCGTGAGGCATTCAGGGGGGGAACCGTTGAGGTGGTCACCGTGGGGCCGGAGCGGGCGGCAGAGGTGCTGAAGCGGGCCGTGGGTATGGGCGCGGATCACGCCACTCACATCCTCACCCCCGAAGCGGAATTCCCGGACCCGTTTGTCACTGCCGCACTGATCGCGGAACATGCGCGCCACCGTGACTATGACCTGATTCTGGCCGGTGTCATGTCCGAGGATATGATGCAGGGGCAGGTCGGACCGATGGTGGCGGAACTGCTCGCGCTGCCCTGTGCCACTGCCGTGATCGCTGCACAGGTCGCACCGGCATCGGGGATGGTGTACGCCGAACGGGAGATCGAAGGCGGAAGCCGTGAAATGCTGGAAATCCGGCTTCCGGCCCTTCTGACCCTCCAGACCGGTATCAACAGGCCGCGGTATCCCGCGCTCTCACACCTGCTCCGGGCGGCCCGGCAGGGGATGGAAACCGTTGAAGCCGGTTCACCGGGCGTGCCCCTGTCCCGTCAGCGTGTCATCCGCACGGATATTCCGGCAAAACAGCGTCAGGGGCGGATTCTCAAAGGCACACCGGAACAGAAGGCCGACACCCTGCTCACCATTTTCCGGGAAAAAGGGCTTATCCCATAGGAGGCGAAATGGAGAGAACGATTTACGTGATTGCCGAACACGCCTGCGGAGAGATCAGCCCTGTCACATTTGAGCTGCTGGCATTTGCGGCGCAGATACGGACATTTCGGCCACTGCCCATATCGGTGCTGATTCTGGGACAGGATGTTTCCGGCATGGCCGAAGAGATCGCCGCATCCGAAGGCGCAGATATCACGGCCCTTGAAATTCCGGAACTCGGAAATTACAACGGCGAAGTCTACAGACAGGTGCTGGCGGATTTTTTTGAAACAGAGGCCCCGGCCCTTATCTGCGCCGGACACACCGCCACGGGGACCGATTTCGCTCCCGGCCTGGCCATCCGGCTGGGGGCGGCCAGTATTACCAATATCCGGGGCGTTGCCGAACATGAGACCCGGCTCTGCTTTGACCGTTCCATCTGCAACGGCGCGCGCACAGCCCGCGTCCTGCCCCGGACCGAAACCGCCGTGCTGAACGTGCAGCCCGGCGTTTTCAGGCGGACCGGGCCGGTTTCACCCCGGCCGGGAACGGTTCGGATACGCCGGACAGAGTATGCCGCCCGGAAATTGCGATGTACCGGCATCAGGCCCTCCCAGGCCGATCCCGGTGCGCTTTCCGACGCCGATGTGGTGGTATCTGCCGGGAACGGTGTCGGAGACGCGGAGAATATCGGCCTGGTGTACCGGCTGGCAGGCCTGTTTCCCAAATCCGCTGTGGGCGGTTCCCGCATTGTCTGTGACCGGGGCTGGCTGGCATACGGGCAGCAGGTGGGCGTCACCGGTGCCACCGTCGCCCCGAAGCTCTATATCGCCTGTGGCATTTCCGGCGCGCCCCAGCACCTTTCCGGCATGAGCGGATCGGCGTTTATCGTGGCGATCAACACCGATGTCCGTGCCGCCATGATGAGCGTGGCGGACGTATGTGTGACGGAAGATCTGGCAACGTTTATCCCGACATTTATCGAGGCCTGCAATGCCGCAGCGTCCGGTAGCAAGGAGGAAGATCATGGTTAATTTTTCGCTGGAAGGCAAAACCGCTCTGATCACCGGCGCGAGCCGGGGCATCGGGGCCGCACTGGCAAAGACACTGGCTGAATACGGCGCACGCTGCATCCTGGTCAGCCGCAGGATCGAAAGCCTCGAAACGGTTGCGGAAGAGATTCGTGAAAACGGCGGCACGGCAGATGCCATTGCCTGTAATATGGGCTATACCGAGCAGATTAAGGCGCTTTTTGAAGAGGTGAAAGAGCGGTTCGGACGCCTTGACATCCTGGTAAACAATGCTGCCGCCAATCCTTTTTTCGGCCAGATGATTGATGCCGATGAAGGCGTCTGGGACAAGACTCATTCCGTAAATCTCAAGGGCCCGTTTTTCATGATTCAGAACGCGGCCCGGCTGATGAAGGACTCCGGCGGCGGGGCAATCGTCAATGTCGCCTCCGTAAACGGCGTTCGTCCGGGCCCGTTTCAGGGGATTTATTCCATCACCAAGGCCGGGCTGATTTCCATGACCCAGGCCTTTGCCAAAGAGCTGGCGTCCAGCAATATCCGGGTGAACGCCCTGTTGCCGGGGATTACAGAAACCAAATTCGCAAAGGCCCTCATTGAAAACAAGGATTTTTATAACATGGCGATTCAGCAGGTGCCCATGGGCAGACATGCCGGGCCGGACGAGATGGCTGGCGCGGTACTCTACCTGGTTTCGGATGCGGCCTCATTTACGACCGGAACCTGTATTGTCTGCGACGGGGGGTATCTGGCGTGATGGTGAGGCGGGAATCTCTGTGAAGGTGATGTCACCCTTTCGGATACGCCGAACCCCGAAACGGCAGCATCGCCCTACTGTTCAGTCAAGGTTTGAATGACGGGTTGTTTGCTGCCTTAATCTGATGCAATCAGGCATTCATTACCCGTCAGCTTAATATTGACTGACCACTACTGCGCTGTCAACATTGAAATTGTGGGTTGAAAGCGCCGGAGCGAGGAGTGCATGAGCCTTGCTCATGCACTCCGTAAGTTTCCGAACTCATAAAAACAAAATTGACAAAGCACTACGTGGCGGCTGCAACAGGTGTGTCCCATCTTTTGTACAAAGCTACCTGCCGAGGCCGTAGGGTGGGCATGTCTTTTTGTGCCCACCGGCTTCCTGAAATTCCGAGGCCGTAACCCACCGGTTTCCTGAAACCCGGTGGGCACGATAAGACGTTGTGCCCACCCTACCGTTTGCTGTTTGAAAAATGGTTTTTTATCAAAAATAATCAGAAATTCCGATGCCGACTTTTGTGCAAAAATGGGACACACCCGCATAAATCGCACGATGTGCCGGAAGCTGTCGCTGCTGTTTGAATATAAAATCTGGATGCTTACAGCAGTTTTAACTTTTCATCAAAGTCGTCTGACATTAACCCGCTTACTATTGTGTCCAACTCTTTTTCAGCTATCTCTGCCATGTGTGCCAGCCGCAGCGCGCTGATAACATTTCCCAGACAACGGGCCGCATCTTCATATCCCTGTTCAATCCATTTATCTGTCCGCTCAGAGCTGAAATCCATCAGTGATTTAACAGAACCTTCGGGGTGAATCGGTTTTTCAGGCCGGATTTCTATGATATTCATATTCTGATCAAACTGACTGCGATCCCAGAGAGAGCCGTCAGTGAGATGCACCACAACAGCCCATTTACACCCGGCATTTTTCAGCGGCGTCACCGGCGTGTTTCCCTGCTGCGTCTGCCACCCGCCGATGCTGCCGTCCCGATAGTATTTCCCGCAGATTTTCTGACTGTCAAATACCACAGGCAGCGCGGCACTGGACATGATGAGTTTTAACTGATCTTCCGGTGGCATATGCTGTACATGGAAAAACTCGCTTTCCCCGGTCTCTTTAAGCCCTGTTTCTGCGACCATGACTGAAAACAGATCTTCAAACATCCCGTCGCTCTTGTATGC
This window encodes:
- a CDS encoding electron transfer flavoprotein subunit beta/FixA family protein, which produces MKMLVCVKQVPASESAGPGDTALPDDFRMNRSDEYAVEEALLIREAFRGGTVEVVTVGPERAAEVLKRAVGMGADHATHILTPEAEFPDPFVTAALIAEHARHRDYDLILAGVMSEDMMQGQVGPMVAELLALPCATAVIAAQVAPASGMVYAEREIEGGSREMLEIRLPALLTLQTGINRPRYPALSHLLRAARQGMETVEAGSPGVPLSRQRVIRTDIPAKQRQGRILKGTPEQKADTLLTIFREKGLIP
- a CDS encoding electron transfer flavoprotein subunit alpha/FixB family protein, producing MERTIYVIAEHACGEISPVTFELLAFAAQIRTFRPLPISVLILGQDVSGMAEEIAASEGADITALEIPELGNYNGEVYRQVLADFFETEAPALICAGHTATGTDFAPGLAIRLGAASITNIRGVAEHETRLCFDRSICNGARTARVLPRTETAVLNVQPGVFRRTGPVSPRPGTVRIRRTEYAARKLRCTGIRPSQADPGALSDADVVVSAGNGVGDAENIGLVYRLAGLFPKSAVGGSRIVCDRGWLAYGQQVGVTGATVAPKLYIACGISGAPQHLSGMSGSAFIVAINTDVRAAMMSVADVCVTEDLATFIPTFIEACNAAASGSKEEDHG
- a CDS encoding SDR family oxidoreductase, whose translation is MVNFSLEGKTALITGASRGIGAALAKTLAEYGARCILVSRRIESLETVAEEIRENGGTADAIACNMGYTEQIKALFEEVKERFGRLDILVNNAAANPFFGQMIDADEGVWDKTHSVNLKGPFFMIQNAARLMKDSGGGAIVNVASVNGVRPGPFQGIYSITKAGLISMTQAFAKELASSNIRVNALLPGITETKFAKALIENKDFYNMAIQQVPMGRHAGPDEMAGAVLYLVSDAASFTTGTCIVCDGGYLA